A part of Streptomyces sp. NBC_00557 genomic DNA contains:
- a CDS encoding NUDIX hydrolase — MTTTPDFATYIASLPRVLAGAAVLFRDAEGRVLLVEPNYREGWALPGGTIESDDGETPRQGARRETLEEIGLDREPGRLLAVDWVHGAGRPPLVAYLYDGGVLDEADLKAIRLQEEELLSWRLVPREDLPAHLPGALGRRVLTALDVLADGSGTAELENGHRVP; from the coding sequence ATGACCACCACTCCTGACTTCGCCACGTACATCGCGAGCCTGCCCCGGGTCCTCGCCGGCGCCGCCGTGCTCTTCCGGGACGCCGAGGGGCGCGTGCTGCTGGTCGAGCCCAACTACCGTGAGGGCTGGGCACTGCCGGGCGGCACGATCGAGTCGGACGACGGGGAGACCCCGCGTCAGGGCGCGCGCCGGGAGACGCTGGAGGAGATCGGCCTCGACCGGGAACCGGGCCGGCTGCTGGCCGTGGACTGGGTGCACGGGGCGGGCCGCCCGCCGCTGGTGGCGTATCTGTACGACGGCGGCGTCCTCGACGAGGCCGACCTGAAGGCGATCCGGCTGCAGGAGGAGGAACTCCTCTCCTGGCGCCTGGTCCCCCGCGAGGACCTCCCGGCCCACCTCCCGGGCGCCCTCGGCCGCCGCGTCCTGACGGCTCTCGACGTGCTCGCGGACGGCTCCGGCACGGCGGAACTGGAGAACGGCCACCGGGTGCCGTGA
- a CDS encoding glycerate kinase family protein: MLIAADKFKGSLTAVQVAERVTAGLRRVVPDLRVEALPVADGGDGTVDAAVAAGFERREVRVAGPLGQEVTAAFALRGGTAVVEMAEASGLQRLPAGVFGPLTASTYGSGELLRAALDAGARTIVFGVGGSATTDGGAGMLSALGARFLNEDGEPVPPGGGGLADLARADLSGLDPRLSSVELVLASDVDNPLTGPKGAPAVYGPQKGASPDDVDTLDAALARFAKVLEAEAGPAAARYAASPGAGAAGGIGFGALLLGARFRPGIEVMLDVLGFAPALERASLVITGEGSLDEQTLHGKAPAGVAAAARAAGKEVVAVCGRLALSAEALDRAGIRQAYPLTSVEPDVARCIAEAGPILEDVAERIARDRLV; this comes from the coding sequence GTGCTCATCGCCGCGGACAAGTTCAAGGGCTCGCTGACGGCCGTGCAGGTCGCCGAGCGGGTGACGGCCGGGCTGCGCCGGGTCGTGCCGGACCTCCGGGTCGAGGCGCTGCCCGTGGCCGACGGCGGCGACGGGACCGTGGACGCCGCGGTGGCGGCCGGTTTCGAGCGGCGGGAGGTACGGGTCGCAGGCCCGCTGGGCCAGGAGGTGACCGCCGCGTTCGCGCTGCGCGGCGGCACCGCCGTGGTGGAGATGGCCGAGGCCAGCGGCCTGCAGCGCCTTCCGGCGGGCGTCTTCGGGCCGCTGACGGCCTCCACGTACGGCTCCGGCGAGCTGCTGCGGGCCGCGCTCGACGCGGGCGCCCGGACGATCGTGTTCGGCGTCGGCGGCAGCGCCACGACCGACGGCGGCGCGGGGATGCTGTCGGCGCTGGGCGCCCGGTTCCTGAACGAGGACGGTGAGCCGGTGCCGCCGGGCGGCGGCGGACTGGCCGACCTGGCCCGGGCCGACCTGTCCGGCCTGGACCCGCGGCTGTCCTCCGTCGAACTGGTCCTCGCCAGCGACGTCGACAACCCGCTGACCGGGCCGAAGGGCGCGCCGGCGGTGTACGGCCCGCAGAAGGGCGCCTCGCCGGACGACGTGGACACCCTCGACGCGGCGCTGGCCCGCTTCGCCAAGGTGCTGGAGGCCGAGGCCGGGCCGGCGGCGGCGCGGTACGCGGCGTCGCCGGGCGCGGGCGCGGCGGGCGGCATCGGCTTCGGCGCGCTGCTGCTGGGGGCCCGTTTCCGCCCCGGTATCGAGGTCATGCTGGACGTCCTGGGCTTCGCGCCCGCGCTGGAGCGGGCCTCGCTGGTGATCACCGGTGAGGGCTCGCTGGACGAGCAGACGCTGCACGGGAAGGCGCCGGCGGGGGTCGCCGCCGCGGCGCGGGCCGCGGGCAAGGAGGTCGTCGCGGTCTGCGGCCGGCTCGCCCTGTCCGCGGAGGCGCTGGACCGGGCCGGGATCCGGCAGGCCTACCCGCTCACCTCGGTCGAGCCGGACGTGGCGCGGTGCATCGCCGAAGCCGGTCCGATCCTGGAGGACGTGGCGGAGCGGATCGCCCGGGACCGGCTGGTCTGA
- a CDS encoding SIR2 family NAD-dependent protein deacylase, with protein sequence MDRPLVAILSGAGISTDSGIPDYRGPNGLWRRDPEAEKLVTYEYYMADPEIRRRSWRMRRENHTLKAEPNAAHRAVAELERSGVPVRVITQNVDGLHQLAGLPARKVLELHGSARSVVCTRCHARGTMEDALARVEAGEDDPPCRTCGGVLKSATVMFGERLDPMVLGQAMAVSKACTVFIAVGSSLQVHPAAGLAGVAADHGARLIIVNAEPTPYDDRADQIIREPIGTALPALLRTLSEGARVREA encoded by the coding sequence ATGGACAGGCCTCTCGTAGCCATTCTCAGCGGCGCCGGCATCTCGACCGACTCCGGAATCCCCGACTACCGCGGTCCGAACGGACTGTGGCGGCGGGATCCGGAGGCGGAGAAGCTCGTCACGTACGAGTACTACATGGCCGACCCGGAGATCCGGCGGCGGTCCTGGCGGATGCGGCGCGAGAACCACACGCTGAAGGCCGAGCCGAACGCCGCGCACCGGGCGGTCGCCGAGCTGGAGAGGTCCGGCGTCCCGGTGCGGGTGATCACCCAGAACGTGGACGGGCTGCACCAGTTGGCCGGCCTGCCCGCGCGGAAGGTCCTCGAACTGCACGGCAGCGCGCGCAGTGTCGTGTGCACCCGGTGCCACGCGCGCGGGACCATGGAGGACGCCCTCGCCCGCGTCGAGGCCGGTGAGGACGATCCGCCGTGCCGGACGTGCGGGGGCGTCCTCAAGTCCGCCACCGTGATGTTCGGCGAACGGCTGGACCCGATGGTCCTCGGCCAGGCCATGGCCGTCTCCAAGGCCTGCACCGTCTTCATCGCCGTCGGCAGCAGCCTCCAGGTCCACCCCGCCGCGGGCCTGGCGGGCGTCGCCGCCGACCACGGCGCCCGCCTGATCATCGTCAACGCCGAGCCCACTCCGTACGACGACCGGGCCGACCAGATCATCCGCGAGCCCATCGGCACCGCCCTGCCCGCACTGCTGCGCACCCTGAGCGAGGGTGCCCGCGTCCGGGAGGCGTGA
- a CDS encoding ADP-ribosylglycohydrolase family protein — MTSTGPDVADRVHGGWLGRIAGNMLGKPVEQGEVWTRERIDRYLRGAGALPLTDYLPEPADPAETAVLRPEWRGCVRGRIHGSVRDDDVDYAILGLHLLETHGFGFSTEQVGDLWLLRLPYLQTFTAERAAYRNLANGLKPPLTATYDNPYQEWIGALIRADVHGWTRPGDPAGAAALARRDAVLSHTGNGVYGAMWAAALIAAAFTAPTVRHALDAALGVIPASSRLARTVRRVIGLHETRLPWEETLATLAAETAGLGWIHTVPNAAVLTAGLLYGDGDFTRTIALTVRGGLDTDSNGATAGSVAGVLTGADAIPARWKDPLEDTVRSAVFGFDGVRISALAERTLRLATT, encoded by the coding sequence ATGACCAGCACAGGACCGGACGTCGCCGACCGCGTCCACGGCGGCTGGCTCGGCCGGATCGCGGGCAACATGCTCGGCAAGCCGGTCGAGCAGGGCGAGGTGTGGACCCGCGAGCGCATCGACCGCTATCTGCGCGGAGCCGGGGCGCTGCCGCTCACCGACTATCTGCCCGAGCCCGCCGACCCGGCCGAGACCGCCGTGCTGCGCCCGGAGTGGCGCGGTTGCGTGCGCGGCCGGATCCACGGCAGCGTGCGCGACGACGATGTCGACTACGCGATCCTCGGCCTGCACCTGCTGGAGACGCACGGCTTCGGCTTCAGCACCGAGCAGGTCGGCGATCTGTGGCTGCTCAGGCTGCCGTACCTGCAGACCTTCACGGCGGAACGGGCGGCGTACCGCAACCTCGCGAACGGGCTGAAGCCGCCGCTGACGGCGACGTACGACAACCCGTACCAGGAGTGGATCGGCGCGCTGATCCGCGCCGACGTCCACGGCTGGACCCGTCCGGGCGACCCGGCCGGCGCCGCAGCCCTGGCCCGCAGGGACGCCGTGCTGTCCCACACCGGGAACGGCGTGTACGGGGCCATGTGGGCCGCGGCGCTGATCGCCGCGGCCTTCACCGCGCCCACGGTGCGCCACGCGCTCGACGCGGCCCTCGGCGTGATCCCGGCGAGCAGCAGGCTCGCCCGCACCGTACGGCGGGTGATCGGCCTGCACGAGACCCGGCTGCCCTGGGAGGAGACCCTGGCCACGCTGGCCGCGGAGACCGCGGGGCTCGGCTGGATCCACACCGTCCCGAACGCCGCCGTGCTGACCGCCGGGCTGCTGTACGGCGACGGCGACTTCACCCGGACCATCGCGCTGACCGTGCGCGGCGGCCTGGACACCGACTCCAACGGGGCGACCGCGGGCTCGGTGGCCGGGGTCCTCACCGGTGCGGACGCGATCCCGGCCCGGTGGAAGGACCCGCTCGAGGACACGGTCAGGAGCGCGGTGTTCGGCTTCGACGGCGTGCGGATCAGTGCGCTGGCCGAACGCACCCTGCGCCTGGCGACGACCTGA
- a CDS encoding O-acetyl-ADP-ribose deacetylase yields the protein MTTITLVQGDITRESADAIVNAANSSLLGGGGVDGAIHRRGGPAILEECRALRASRYGKGLPTGQAVATTAGDLDARWVIHTVGPVFSGSEDRSGLLASCYRESLKVADELGARTVAFPAVSTGVYRWPMDDAARIAVETVRGTDTSVEEVRFVLFDQRAYDAFARQVGRQ from the coding sequence ATGACCACCATCACCCTCGTCCAGGGAGACATCACGCGGGAGAGCGCCGACGCGATCGTCAACGCGGCCAACTCCTCCCTCCTCGGCGGCGGTGGCGTCGACGGCGCGATCCACCGGCGCGGCGGCCCCGCCATCCTCGAGGAGTGCCGCGCCCTGCGCGCCTCCCGGTACGGCAAGGGCCTGCCCACCGGACAGGCGGTGGCCACGACGGCGGGCGATCTCGACGCCCGCTGGGTCATCCACACCGTGGGCCCGGTCTTCAGCGGGAGCGAGGACCGCTCCGGCCTGCTCGCCTCCTGCTACCGCGAGTCCCTGAAGGTCGCCGACGAACTCGGCGCCCGCACGGTCGCGTTCCCGGCCGTCTCCACCGGCGTGTACCGCTGGCCGATGGACGACGCGGCCCGGATCGCCGTGGAGACGGTGCGCGGCACGGACACGTCGGTCGAAGAGGTGCGCTTCGTCCTCTTCGACCAGCGGGCGTACGACGCGTTCGCCCGCCAAGTCGGCCGGCAGTAG
- a CDS encoding aminotransferase-like domain-containing protein produces the protein MPAGGKAEWLAGRLRQAIADGRLAVGSRLPPTRVLAAELRVSRGVITEAYRRLAEDGHLEGRRRGGTVVVAAPFASGGGGVRGDVPKGTTVPRADGTASGGAPGKPRHGTQGGPLDHLSRSGSPGTPGLPGAHATGTAPPRAPRTRTPGNTPPGTSAARGPGSVPPGSSDAPSYGGSATSPPARPSRYLPPGAPVSPVSPASPASPFSRTPGPDVFDMLREAPAGVDLTPGRPDLAAFPRTAWLRAERAVLAELSAEHFGYGDPRGAPALRRAVAGWLARMRGVRVEPDEVLIVAGTAQALTLLRQVLRADGVDAVAVEDPGSLGGRQHLRNGGLDTPPVPVDEDGVRVDALRATGARVVLLTPAHQFPTGVVTSGERRRELLGWAADGGLILEDDYDAEHRYDRPPVPALRALLADRVCYMGSVSKLLAPALRIGWLVAPARYREELVDAKRFDDLGNAVLPQLVLARLMESGGLERQLRLLRRRHRDRRDAMIAALAEHLPGGTVHGAAAGLHLTVTYPADVPDTEVAAAALAHGVKCQPLSWHRQLPGPPGLVLGYAATAPGAVAEGVALLGRVLRELA, from the coding sequence GTGCCGGCCGGCGGGAAGGCCGAGTGGCTGGCGGGGCGGCTGCGGCAGGCCATAGCGGACGGCCGCCTCGCGGTGGGCAGCCGGCTGCCGCCCACCCGGGTGCTGGCCGCGGAGCTGCGGGTCTCACGCGGGGTGATCACCGAGGCCTACCGCCGGCTCGCCGAGGACGGTCACCTGGAGGGCCGCCGCCGCGGGGGCACGGTGGTGGTGGCGGCACCGTTCGCTTCGGGGGGCGGGGGTGTCCGCGGGGACGTACCGAAGGGCACGACCGTGCCTCGTGCCGACGGCACTGCGAGCGGCGGGGCGCCGGGGAAACCTCGGCACGGCACGCAGGGCGGCCCCCTCGACCACCTCTCCCGAAGCGGCAGTCCCGGCACGCCCGGGCTGCCGGGCGCGCACGCGACGGGCACCGCACCGCCGCGAGCACCGCGCACCCGCACGCCCGGAAACACGCCACCCGGCACCTCGGCCGCCCGCGGGCCCGGAAGCGTACCGCCGGGCTCGTCGGACGCGCCGTCGTACGGCGGGTCGGCCACCTCCCCGCCCGCTCGCCCGTCCCGGTACCTCCCCCCAGGCGCCCCCGTCTCCCCCGTCTCCCCGGCCTCCCCCGCTTCGCCCTTCTCCCGCACCCCCGGTCCCGATGTCTTCGACATGCTGCGGGAGGCGCCGGCCGGTGTGGATCTCACGCCCGGGCGGCCGGATCTGGCCGCGTTCCCGCGGACCGCCTGGCTGCGGGCCGAGCGTGCCGTGCTCGCGGAACTGTCCGCGGAGCACTTCGGCTACGGCGACCCGCGGGGTGCTCCCGCGCTGCGGCGGGCCGTCGCCGGGTGGCTGGCGCGGATGCGGGGCGTGCGGGTGGAGCCGGACGAGGTGCTGATCGTCGCCGGCACCGCCCAGGCGCTCACGCTGCTGCGCCAGGTGCTGCGGGCGGACGGCGTCGACGCGGTGGCGGTGGAGGACCCGGGCTCGCTCGGCGGCCGGCAGCATCTGCGCAACGGCGGCCTGGACACCCCGCCGGTACCGGTCGACGAGGACGGGGTGCGGGTGGACGCGCTGCGGGCGACCGGCGCCCGTGTTGTGCTGCTCACGCCGGCCCACCAGTTCCCGACCGGGGTGGTCACCAGCGGCGAGCGGCGGCGGGAGCTGCTGGGATGGGCCGCGGACGGCGGGCTGATCCTGGAGGACGACTACGACGCCGAGCACCGGTACGACCGGCCGCCGGTCCCCGCGCTGCGGGCGCTGCTGGCCGACCGGGTGTGCTACATGGGCAGCGTGTCGAAGCTGCTCGCGCCGGCGCTGCGGATCGGCTGGCTGGTGGCCCCGGCCCGGTATCGCGAGGAGCTGGTCGACGCCAAGCGGTTCGACGACCTGGGCAACGCGGTGCTGCCGCAACTGGTGCTCGCCCGGCTGATGGAGTCCGGCGGCCTGGAGCGGCAGTTGCGGCTGTTGCGGCGCCGGCACCGCGACCGCCGGGACGCCATGATCGCGGCCCTCGCCGAGCATCTGCCCGGCGGCACCGTGCACGGCGCCGCCGCGGGCCTGCATCTGACGGTGACGTACCCGGCCGACGTGCCCGACACGGAGGTCGCCGCGGCCGCGCTGGCCCACGGCGTGAAGTGCCAACCGCTGTCCTGGCACCGGCAGTTGCCCGGCCCTCCCGGACTCGTCCTCGGCTACGCGGCCACCGCGCCGGGAGCCGTCGCCGAGGGCGTGGCCCTGCTCGGCCGGGTCCTGCGCGAACTGGCCTGA
- a CDS encoding AlkA N-terminal domain-containing protein: MQTATHLDREHCVRAVQSKDARFDGWFFTAVLTTRIYCRPSCPVVPPKPENMTFYPSAAACQQAGFRACKRCRPDTSPGSPEWNHRADLVARAMRLIADGVVDREGVPGLASRLGYSARQVERQLLAELGAGPLALARAQRAQTARLLIETTALPMAEIAFAAGFASVRAFNDTVREVFALTPSELRARAPRSGVGTPAGIGLRLPFRAPLNPSNLFGHLAATAVPGVEEWRDGAYRRTLRLPYGHGTASLTPRPDHIACRLTLSDLRDLPVAISRCRRMLDLDADPVAVDDHLRTDPLLAPLVDKAPGRRVPRTVDEAEFAVRAVLGQQVSTAAARTHAARLVTAHGKPLDDPEGGLTHLFPSPEALAAVDPETLAMPRTRRTTFTTLVRELAEGTLQLGVESDWAEARARLLSLPGFGPWTADVIAMRALGDPDAFLPTDLGIRRAAAELGLPATPAALTARAEAWRPWRAYAVQYLWATDGHPINFLPV, encoded by the coding sequence ATGCAGACAGCGACGCACCTCGACCGGGAGCACTGCGTACGGGCCGTGCAGTCCAAGGACGCCCGGTTCGACGGATGGTTCTTCACGGCCGTCCTGACCACCCGGATCTACTGCCGCCCCAGCTGTCCCGTCGTCCCGCCCAAGCCCGAGAACATGACGTTCTACCCGAGCGCGGCCGCCTGCCAGCAGGCCGGGTTCCGTGCCTGCAAGCGCTGCCGCCCGGACACCAGCCCTGGCTCCCCGGAGTGGAACCACCGCGCCGACCTGGTCGCCCGCGCCATGCGGCTCATCGCCGACGGGGTCGTGGACCGCGAGGGCGTGCCCGGACTCGCCTCCCGGCTCGGTTACAGCGCCCGCCAGGTCGAGCGGCAGCTGCTCGCCGAACTCGGTGCCGGCCCCCTGGCCCTCGCCCGCGCCCAGCGCGCCCAGACCGCGAGGCTGCTCATCGAGACCACCGCCCTGCCCATGGCGGAGATCGCCTTCGCGGCCGGTTTCGCCTCCGTCCGCGCCTTCAACGACACCGTCCGCGAGGTCTTCGCCCTGACCCCGAGCGAACTGCGCGCCCGCGCGCCCCGGTCCGGCGTCGGCACTCCGGCCGGGATCGGCCTGAGGCTGCCCTTCCGCGCCCCGCTCAATCCGTCCAACCTCTTCGGGCACCTCGCCGCCACGGCCGTACCCGGTGTCGAGGAATGGCGGGACGGCGCCTACCGGCGCACGCTGCGCCTGCCGTACGGCCACGGGACCGCCTCCCTCACCCCCCGCCCCGACCACATCGCCTGCCGCCTCACCCTCAGCGATCTGCGCGACCTGCCCGTGGCCATCAGCCGGTGCCGCCGCATGCTCGACCTGGACGCCGATCCGGTCGCGGTGGACGACCATCTGCGCACCGACCCGCTGCTCGCGCCGCTGGTGGACAAGGCGCCCGGACGCCGGGTGCCGCGCACGGTCGACGAGGCCGAGTTCGCCGTCCGCGCCGTCCTCGGGCAGCAGGTGTCCACGGCCGCCGCCCGCACCCACGCCGCCCGCCTGGTCACGGCGCACGGCAAGCCCCTCGACGACCCCGAGGGCGGCCTCACCCACCTCTTCCCGTCCCCGGAGGCCCTCGCCGCCGTCGATCCGGAGACCCTGGCGATGCCCCGCACCCGGCGCACCACCTTCACCACGCTCGTCCGCGAACTGGCCGAGGGCACCCTGCAGTTGGGCGTCGAGTCCGACTGGGCCGAGGCCCGGGCCCGGCTGCTCTCCCTGCCCGGCTTCGGTCCCTGGACCGCCGACGTCATAGCGATGCGGGCCCTCGGCGACCCCGACGCCTTCCTCCCCACCGACCTCGGCATCCGGCGTGCGGCGGCGGAGCTGGGCCTGCCCGCCACCCCGGCCGCGCTCACCGCCCGTGCCGAGGCGTGGCGGCCCTGGCGGGCGTACGCCGTGCAGTACCTCTGGGCGACCGACGGCCACCCCATCAACTTCCTTCCGGTGTAA
- a CDS encoding phytoene desaturase family protein — translation MPSMLDAVVVGAGPNGLTAAVELARRGFSVAVFEAKPTVGGGARTEELTLPGFRHDPCSAAHPLGVNSPAFRALPLERYGLQWLHSELPMAHPFPDGTAAVLARSVAQTAASFGPRDAGAYRRLVEPFLAHWDTLVRDFMSLPLTALPRDPVTLARFGLAGLPPSTWLLRRFRDERAKALFAGLVAHVIAPLGGLATGAVGLVFALSAHARGWPVPRGGSQAISDALAAYLKDLGGAVHTDYEVKRLDDLPPARAYVFDTSPTALARIAGFGDTYAHYRYGPSVFKIDYALDGPVPWTAPEARVATTVQIGASKAEIATALRAASREGRAPDRPFLITVQPGIVDPTRAPEGKQVFWAYGHVPNGWSGDLTDAMERQLERFAPGFRDRVLARAVAGPAEVAARNANYVGGDIACGAASGLQLLLRPRLSLFPYHTPHPAVFICSSATPPGPGVHGMSGHNAAKAVWRRLRQT, via the coding sequence GTGCCGTCGATGCTCGATGCGGTCGTGGTGGGTGCGGGGCCGAACGGACTGACCGCTGCCGTGGAGCTGGCCCGCCGCGGCTTCTCCGTCGCGGTGTTCGAGGCGAAGCCCACCGTCGGCGGCGGCGCCCGCACCGAGGAGCTGACCCTGCCCGGCTTCCGGCACGACCCGTGCTCGGCCGCCCACCCCCTCGGCGTCAACTCACCGGCGTTCCGCGCCCTCCCCCTCGAGCGCTACGGCCTGCAGTGGCTGCACTCCGAGCTCCCGATGGCGCACCCCTTCCCCGACGGCACCGCGGCCGTGCTCGCCCGCTCGGTGGCGCAGACGGCCGCCTCCTTCGGCCCGCGCGACGCGGGCGCGTACCGCAGGCTGGTCGAGCCGTTCCTCGCCCACTGGGACACCCTCGTGCGGGACTTCATGTCCCTGCCGCTGACCGCGCTCCCGCGCGACCCCGTCACCCTCGCCCGGTTCGGCCTGGCCGGGCTGCCGCCGTCCACCTGGCTGCTGCGCCGCTTCCGGGACGAACGCGCCAAGGCCCTGTTCGCCGGTCTGGTCGCCCATGTCATCGCGCCGCTCGGCGGCCTGGCCACCGGCGCCGTCGGCCTGGTCTTCGCCCTGTCCGCGCACGCCCGCGGCTGGCCGGTGCCCCGCGGTGGCTCCCAGGCGATCTCCGACGCCCTCGCCGCGTACCTGAAGGACCTCGGCGGCGCCGTGCACACCGACTACGAGGTCAAGCGCCTGGACGACCTGCCGCCCGCGCGGGCGTACGTCTTCGACACCTCGCCCACCGCGCTCGCCCGCATCGCCGGGTTCGGCGACACCTACGCGCACTACCGCTACGGCCCCAGCGTCTTCAAGATCGACTACGCGCTGGACGGCCCGGTGCCCTGGACCGCGCCCGAGGCCCGCGTCGCCACGACCGTGCAGATCGGCGCGAGCAAGGCCGAGATCGCCACCGCCCTGCGCGCCGCCTCCCGCGAGGGCCGCGCCCCCGACCGGCCGTTCCTGATCACCGTGCAGCCCGGCATCGTCGACCCCACCCGCGCCCCCGAGGGCAAGCAGGTCTTCTGGGCGTACGGCCACGTCCCGAACGGCTGGTCCGGCGACCTCACCGACGCCATGGAACGCCAGCTGGAGCGCTTCGCCCCCGGCTTCCGCGACCGCGTCCTCGCCCGCGCCGTCGCCGGCCCCGCCGAAGTGGCCGCCCGCAACGCCAACTACGTCGGCGGGGACATCGCCTGCGGCGCGGCGTCCGGACTCCAGCTGCTGCTGCGTCCCAGACTGTCCCTGTTCCCGTACCACACCCCGCATCCGGCCGTCTTCATCTGCTCCTCGGCCACCCCGCCGGGCCCCGGCGTGCACGGCATGTCGGGGCACAACGCGGCCAAGGCCGTCTGGCGAAGACTGAGGCAGACATGA
- a CDS encoding WD40 repeat domain-containing protein gives MATTNRSGTGVVFLDFVTGKAVGPPLVGTVQHSNAVASFLFGERPLKFEALAFSPDGRIAATCGGDRTVRLWDLERREQIADPLTGHRRSVNAVAFSPDGRLLASGGNDKKVLLWDVAQHKQAGPALTGHTKPVVSVAFSSDDRVLATGSADRTIRVWIAPPASRR, from the coding sequence GTGGCCACGACGAACCGGAGTGGCACCGGCGTCGTCTTCCTCGACTTCGTCACCGGGAAAGCGGTGGGACCGCCCCTGGTGGGCACCGTCCAGCACAGCAACGCCGTGGCGTCCTTCCTCTTCGGGGAGCGCCCGTTGAAATTCGAGGCACTGGCGTTCTCCCCCGACGGCCGGATCGCCGCCACCTGCGGCGGGGACAGAACCGTACGGCTGTGGGACCTCGAGCGGCGCGAACAGATCGCCGACCCTCTGACCGGTCACCGCAGGTCGGTCAATGCCGTGGCGTTCTCACCGGACGGGCGTCTCCTGGCCAGTGGCGGCAACGACAAGAAGGTGCTCCTCTGGGACGTCGCCCAGCACAAGCAGGCGGGTCCCGCGCTGACCGGTCATACCAAGCCGGTCGTCTCGGTGGCGTTCTCGTCCGACGACCGCGTGCTCGCCACGGGGAGCGCCGACAGGACCATCCGGGTCTGGATCGCTCCCCCGGCGTCCCGCCGGTGA
- the pssA gene encoding CDP-diacylglycerol--serine O-phosphatidyltransferase has translation MPEADDVDDEEEMPLSLRLSIADTLTLGNATCGFMAVYFTTTGILIPHLTGNDESAGMARHSAATAVILMLCAAVFDLFDGLVARKLRSSPMGAELDNLSDLISFGLAPAYFVLVYGMVADDAHQRVAALGAIVVLLAVVLRLARFSCVTMKDGMFQGMPSPFGALTVVSIVLLELPFVATLLAILGTAWLMVSRVEYPKPRGRLAGAMLSWIVLSMGLLAAWAFDAPSGQLLLQTGCALQLVMGAVIPLFATARRVNNFRDNRREARAAQLP, from the coding sequence GTGCCCGAGGCCGACGACGTGGACGACGAGGAGGAGATGCCCCTCTCGCTCCGCCTGTCGATAGCGGACACCCTCACCCTGGGCAACGCCACGTGCGGGTTCATGGCGGTGTACTTCACCACCACCGGCATCCTGATCCCGCACCTGACCGGGAACGACGAGTCCGCGGGCATGGCGCGGCACAGCGCCGCCACGGCCGTCATCCTGATGCTCTGCGCCGCCGTCTTCGACCTGTTCGACGGCCTGGTCGCGCGCAAGCTGCGCTCCTCGCCGATGGGCGCCGAGCTGGACAACCTGTCCGACCTGATCAGCTTCGGGCTGGCGCCCGCGTACTTCGTCCTCGTCTACGGCATGGTCGCGGACGACGCGCACCAGAGAGTGGCGGCGCTGGGCGCGATCGTGGTGCTGCTGGCGGTGGTGCTGAGACTCGCACGCTTCTCCTGCGTGACCATGAAGGACGGCATGTTCCAGGGCATGCCCTCGCCGTTCGGCGCGCTGACGGTGGTCTCCATCGTCCTGCTGGAGCTGCCCTTCGTGGCGACCCTGCTGGCGATCCTCGGTACGGCGTGGCTGATGGTGAGCCGGGTGGAGTACCCGAAGCCGAGGGGACGCCTCGCGGGTGCGATGCTCTCCTGGATCGTGCTGTCCATGGGTCTGCTGGCGGCGTGGGCCTTCGACGCCCCGAGCGGCCAGCTGCTCCTCCAGACGGGCTGCGCGCTGCAGCTGGTCATGGGCGCGGTGATCCCGCTGTTCGCCACGGCTCGCCGGGTGAACAACTTCCGCGACAACCGGCGGGAGGCGCGGGCGGCGCAGCTGCCCTGA
- a CDS encoding B3/B4 domain-containing protein translates to MRFRHADTIWAAFPELACGALYATGVDARVDTGPRAAPYTARALARLAGATEGEFPEVLAWRRTFSRLGVKPTQYRCASESLLRRLRKEGALPRIHPLVDLCNALSVAYAVPVAVLDVDRITGPLLEVRPAAGDETYTAFGGGVEHPAPGEVTFADSAGRAHARRWTHRQSGHSAVGEHTGRVLVVAEAMHDGGAETVPELLKAVEEEVAAHWGSVTEQAVLTRAAPDFVFGG, encoded by the coding sequence ATGCGATTCCGGCACGCGGACACCATCTGGGCCGCGTTCCCCGAACTGGCCTGCGGCGCGCTGTACGCCACCGGCGTCGACGCCCGTGTGGACACCGGCCCGCGCGCCGCGCCGTACACCGCCCGCGCCCTGGCCCGGCTGGCCGGCGCCACCGAGGGCGAGTTCCCCGAAGTGCTGGCTTGGCGGCGGACGTTCAGCCGGCTGGGGGTGAAGCCGACGCAGTACCGGTGCGCCTCGGAGTCGCTGCTGCGGCGGCTGCGGAAGGAAGGCGCGCTGCCCCGCATCCACCCGCTGGTCGACCTGTGCAACGCGTTGTCGGTGGCGTACGCGGTCCCGGTGGCGGTCCTCGACGTCGACCGGATCACCGGGCCGCTGCTGGAGGTGCGGCCCGCCGCGGGCGACGAGACGTACACGGCGTTCGGCGGAGGCGTCGAGCATCCCGCACCCGGCGAGGTCACGTTCGCCGACTCCGCGGGACGCGCGCACGCCCGGCGCTGGACCCACCGGCAGAGCGGCCACTCGGCGGTCGGGGAGCACACCGGCCGGGTGCTGGTGGTGGCGGAGGCCATGCACGACGGCGGCGCGGAGACCGTGCCCGAGCTGCTGAAGGCGGTCGAGGAGGAGGTGGCGGCGCACTGGGGGTCCGTCACGGAACAGGCCGTCCTCACCCGGGCGGCTCCGGACTTCGTCTTCGGCGGCTGA